A window of Natrinema salifodinae contains these coding sequences:
- a CDS encoding M48 family metallopeptidase, which yields MTDFGLKVRMAIVGSILFAFYMFVGAFGLAMFGTGAWPLVLLGLIALPFIQYKIGTWSATRGAEEMPEEGQYRDVHQMTESLCRDMGIDKPKLMVMDMGVPNAFATGRKGNGIVVVSTELIRLLQRDELEGVIAHELAHIKNRDVVTMVLGQSIGMMVGWVAYMIYMMGDDRNIGSIFVGMMISNIAQMLVMVFVLAISRYREYVADDDARQYIGSGDPLARALEKISQGAQGRESKVDDSVSALCIFNADRSLLQKLFATHPPTEKRIQKLRS from the coding sequence ATGACAGATTTCGGACTAAAAGTGCGGATGGCGATCGTCGGCTCGATCCTATTCGCCTTCTACATGTTCGTCGGCGCCTTCGGCCTGGCGATGTTCGGGACCGGCGCCTGGCCGCTGGTCCTGCTCGGGCTGATCGCGCTGCCGTTCATCCAGTACAAGATCGGCACCTGGTCCGCGACCAGGGGTGCGGAGGAGATGCCCGAGGAGGGCCAGTACCGGGACGTTCATCAGATGACCGAGTCGCTCTGCCGGGACATGGGCATCGACAAGCCCAAACTGATGGTCATGGACATGGGCGTGCCGAACGCCTTCGCGACCGGCCGGAAGGGCAACGGCATCGTCGTCGTCTCGACAGAGCTCATCCGGCTGCTTCAGCGGGACGAACTCGAGGGCGTCATCGCCCACGAGTTGGCCCACATCAAGAACCGCGACGTCGTCACGATGGTGCTGGGCCAGTCCATCGGGATGATGGTCGGCTGGGTCGCCTACATGATCTACATGATGGGCGACGACCGCAACATCGGCAGCATCTTCGTCGGCATGATGATCTCGAACATCGCCCAGATGCTCGTGATGGTCTTCGTGCTCGCCATCTCGCGGTACCGCGAGTACGTCGCCGACGACGATGCCCGCCAGTACATCGGCAGCGGCGACCCGCTCGCCCGCGCGCTGGAGAAGATTTCCCAGGGCGCTCAGGGCCGCGAATCGAAAGTCGACGACAGCGTCAGCGCGCTGTGTATCTTCAACGCCGACCGCTCC
- a CDS encoding 2,3,4,5-tetrahydropyridine-2,6-dicarboxylate N-succinyltransferase gives MSALESEIGELWERKQNGDVSAATAGEDEFATLEAFLEALEDGEIRAAEKRGSAEQSSAGSRTSSGNDEWVVNEWVKQGILLNFGLRENQAYDYGGVDHYDVLPLRETEDLGARGTRNTPDGTTIRRGAYLGSDCIMMSPSFVNIGAHVGDGTLVDSCDTVGSCAQIGENVKLGANTLIGGVLEPVENAPVIVEDNVSLGAGCRVTSGFVVGENSVVGENTLLTPRIPVYDLVEEEVLYGELPANRRAFTRFVESSVSDHDLFEGGAYKPAVVATDLETETLEATEREDALRE, from the coding sequence ATGAGCGCACTCGAGAGCGAAATCGGCGAGCTGTGGGAGCGCAAGCAGAACGGTGACGTCAGCGCGGCGACGGCGGGCGAAGACGAGTTCGCCACCCTCGAAGCCTTCCTCGAGGCCCTCGAGGACGGCGAGATCCGCGCCGCCGAGAAGCGCGGCAGCGCCGAGCAGAGCTCGGCTGGCTCCCGGACGTCGTCCGGGAACGACGAGTGGGTGGTCAACGAGTGGGTCAAGCAGGGCATCCTGCTGAACTTCGGCCTGCGGGAGAACCAGGCGTACGACTACGGCGGCGTCGACCACTACGACGTGCTGCCGCTGCGCGAGACCGAGGATCTCGGCGCCCGCGGAACCCGGAACACGCCCGACGGGACGACGATCCGCCGCGGGGCCTACCTCGGCTCGGACTGCATCATGATGAGCCCGAGCTTCGTCAACATCGGCGCTCACGTCGGCGACGGCACGCTCGTCGACTCCTGTGACACGGTCGGCTCCTGCGCCCAGATCGGCGAGAACGTCAAGCTCGGCGCGAACACCCTCATCGGCGGCGTGCTCGAACCCGTCGAGAACGCGCCGGTCATCGTCGAAGACAACGTCTCGCTGGGCGCCGGCTGTCGGGTCACCAGCGGCTTCGTCGTCGGCGAGAACAGCGTCGTCGGCGAAAACACGCTCCTGACGCCCCGAATTCCGGTCTACGACCTCGTCGAGGAAGAAGTACTGTACGGCGAACTGCCAGCGAACCGCCGCGCATTTACCCGCTTCGTCGAGTCCTCGGTCAGCGACCACGACCTCTTCGAGGGCGGCGCCTACAAGCCCGCCGTCGTCGCGACCGACCTCGAGACGGAGACCCTCGAGGCGACCGAGCGCGAGGACGCGCTACGGGAGTAA
- the dapA gene encoding 4-hydroxy-tetrahydrodipicolinate synthase, whose translation MTDIDLSGVFPAMCTPFDEDERIDFETLQRDAQRLETAGVDGLVPVGSTGESATLTHDEHVRVVEAVIEAVDDVPVIAGTGSNNTREALELSERAADAGADGLLLISPYYNKPEQRGLIEHYRTIADAVDLPQIVYNVPSRTGRNIEPDTAAELARHENITGFKAASGDLGQIGEIVERTADEDFAVLSGDDALTLPILSVGGSGTISVAANIEPERTCAMVGAALDGDYERARGIHHELGPLFRELFVETNPIPVKEAMAIRGYGPARLRSPLTRLAEEYRDDLEAVLDDLERERTEVADATEGDR comes from the coding sequence ATGACAGACATCGACCTTTCGGGCGTCTTCCCGGCGATGTGTACGCCCTTCGACGAGGACGAACGGATCGACTTCGAAACACTCCAGCGAGATGCCCAGCGGCTCGAGACCGCGGGCGTCGACGGGCTCGTCCCCGTCGGCTCGACCGGCGAATCGGCGACGCTGACCCACGACGAGCACGTCCGCGTCGTCGAGGCGGTCATCGAGGCCGTCGACGACGTCCCCGTCATCGCGGGCACCGGCTCGAACAACACCCGCGAGGCGCTCGAACTCTCGGAGCGGGCCGCCGACGCCGGCGCCGACGGCCTGTTGCTCATCTCGCCGTACTACAACAAGCCCGAACAGCGGGGGCTGATCGAGCACTACCGGACGATCGCCGACGCCGTTGACCTCCCGCAGATCGTCTACAACGTCCCCTCGCGGACGGGCCGGAACATCGAGCCCGACACCGCCGCCGAACTGGCGCGCCACGAGAACATCACGGGCTTCAAGGCCGCCAGCGGCGATCTGGGCCAGATCGGCGAGATCGTCGAGCGCACGGCCGACGAGGACTTCGCGGTCCTCTCGGGCGACGATGCGCTCACGCTGCCGATCCTCTCGGTCGGCGGCTCCGGGACGATCAGCGTCGCGGCGAACATCGAACCCGAGCGGACCTGCGCGATGGTCGGCGCGGCGCTGGACGGCGACTACGAGCGCGCCCGCGGGATCCACCACGAACTCGGCCCGCTGTTCCGCGAACTGTTCGTCGAGACCAACCCGATCCCGGTCAAGGAAGCGATGGCAATCCGCGGCTACGGACCCGCCAGGCTGCGCTCGCCGCTGACCAGACTCGCCGAGGAATACCGCGACGACCTCGAGGCCGTCCTCGACGACCTCGAGCGCGAGCGGACGGAAGTCGCCGACGCGACGGAGGGCGATCGATGA
- the dapB gene encoding 4-hydroxy-tetrahydrodipicolinate reductase has product MTVRLGVTGATGRMGWEVLAAATDRADCEVVFAVNREPDGETVADVEIEPAAEFDALVVDREPSAVIDFTGPESAVDYVEACADADVPFVTGTTGFDDDQRGALEAASEEIPVLHAPNFARGVQALVNVVGEAVQNLPGYDVELVETHHNAKRDAPSGTANRLLEEIEANGDFGERTHGREGEAPREESEIGVHALRAGDITGEHEIVLAGNHEEVRLTHRAEDRGVFAAGAVDAATWIAGQKAGWYDFADVISE; this is encoded by the coding sequence ATGACGGTCCGGCTGGGCGTCACCGGCGCGACCGGCCGCATGGGCTGGGAAGTGCTCGCCGCCGCGACCGATCGGGCGGACTGCGAGGTCGTTTTCGCGGTCAACCGCGAGCCGGACGGCGAGACCGTCGCAGACGTCGAGATCGAGCCCGCAGCTGAGTTCGACGCGCTGGTCGTCGACCGCGAACCGAGTGCGGTGATCGACTTCACCGGGCCGGAGTCCGCCGTCGACTACGTCGAAGCCTGCGCCGACGCCGACGTTCCGTTCGTCACCGGCACGACCGGATTTGACGACGACCAGCGCGGGGCGCTCGAGGCCGCCAGCGAGGAGATTCCCGTGCTCCACGCGCCAAACTTCGCCCGCGGCGTCCAGGCGCTCGTGAACGTCGTCGGCGAGGCGGTGCAGAATCTTCCGGGGTACGACGTCGAACTGGTCGAGACCCACCACAACGCCAAGCGCGACGCCCCCAGCGGCACCGCCAACCGGCTGCTCGAGGAGATCGAAGCGAACGGCGACTTCGGCGAGCGCACGCACGGCCGCGAGGGCGAGGCCCCCCGCGAGGAAAGTGAGATCGGCGTCCACGCGCTGCGCGCGGGCGACATCACGGGTGAACACGAGATCGTCCTCGCGGGCAACCACGAGGAGGTCCGGCTCACCCACCGCGCGGAGGACCGCGGCGTCTTCGCCGCCGGCGCGGTCGACGCCGCGACGTGGATCGCTGGACAAAAGGCGGGTTGGTACGACTTCGCGGACGTGATCAGCGAATGA